A genomic segment from Dietzia psychralcaliphila encodes:
- a CDS encoding alpha/beta fold hydrolase: protein MDSGFVDTRLGRLHVDVVGEGPPLVLWHSMFVDSTSWNRLVPLLKGAHRLHLIDAPSCGRSDPLREATDISACADAAIEVLEHVRGSSGQDGVDWLGNAWGGHVGIEVAARRPDLIRSLVAVSAPTHPIDRPLRRKVRMLVPLYRLIGPRGPVRSAIEETIFTDRTRAHDPEAVEVLRGALDRAGRTATIRAIETAILNRVDLLSAALEVTCPALFVTTDDRGEWTPEQARAVAAEMIDARESTVSGARVIPALEQPESTFLALGEFWAGLDRR from the coding sequence ATGGATTCAGGATTCGTCGATACGCGGCTCGGCCGGCTCCACGTCGATGTGGTCGGCGAAGGCCCGCCACTCGTGCTGTGGCACAGCATGTTCGTCGACTCGACGAGCTGGAACCGACTGGTGCCGCTGCTGAAGGGCGCCCATCGTCTCCACCTGATCGACGCACCGTCCTGCGGGAGAAGTGACCCGTTGCGCGAGGCGACGGACATCTCCGCATGTGCGGACGCCGCGATCGAGGTGCTGGAGCATGTCCGGGGGTCGTCCGGGCAGGACGGGGTCGACTGGCTCGGCAATGCGTGGGGTGGTCACGTTGGCATCGAGGTGGCCGCTCGCAGGCCCGACCTGATCCGCAGTCTCGTCGCCGTCAGCGCGCCGACTCACCCGATTGATCGACCCCTCCGCCGCAAGGTCCGGATGCTGGTCCCGCTCTACCGGCTGATCGGGCCCCGCGGTCCGGTGAGGTCCGCGATCGAGGAGACCATCTTCACCGACCGCACCCGCGCGCACGATCCCGAGGCCGTCGAGGTGTTGCGTGGTGCGCTCGACCGGGCGGGGCGCACGGCGACGATTCGGGCCATCGAGACCGCGATCCTCAATCGTGTCGACCTGCTCTCGGCGGCACTGGAGGTGACGTGCCCGGCCCTGTTCGTCACCACCGACGACCGCGGCGAGTGGACGCCGGAGCAGGCCCGCGCGGTCGCCGCCGAGATGATCGACGCACGCGAGTCGACGGTGTCCGGGGCGCGGGTGATACCCGCGCTCGAACAGCCCGAGTCGACCTTCCTCGCCCTGGGCGAGTTCTGGGCGGGGCTGGATCGCCGCTGA
- a CDS encoding crotonase/enoyl-CoA hydratase family protein, with protein MTTSPLLVERADHIETWTLNLPDSRNAISDPAIVDALCDRVAAVNADHDVRAVVLTGAGSAFSAGGNVKDMVDKAGMFGGSPYELRNGYRGGIQRIPRALYHCEVPVVAAVNGPAVGAGCDLAVMCDLRVASTKAWFAESFVQLGIIPGDGGAWLLTKAIGPARAAEMALTGDRVKAEQAAAWGLVNEVVEPENLLEAAHALAARVAKNPPHAVRMAKKLLRESQHQSLESLLELSAAMQALAHHTADHREALAAFAEKRAGEYTGR; from the coding sequence ATGACTACCTCCCCTCTGCTCGTCGAGCGAGCCGACCACATCGAGACGTGGACACTCAACCTGCCGGATTCCCGGAACGCGATCTCCGATCCTGCGATCGTCGACGCCCTGTGTGACCGGGTCGCAGCGGTCAATGCCGACCATGACGTCCGGGCCGTCGTGCTCACCGGCGCCGGCTCGGCGTTCTCCGCCGGCGGCAACGTCAAGGACATGGTCGACAAGGCGGGGATGTTCGGGGGGAGCCCGTACGAGCTCCGTAACGGCTACCGGGGAGGGATCCAGCGGATCCCCCGCGCGCTGTATCACTGCGAGGTGCCGGTGGTCGCGGCCGTCAACGGCCCCGCGGTGGGCGCGGGTTGTGACCTGGCGGTGATGTGCGACCTGCGGGTGGCCTCGACCAAGGCGTGGTTCGCCGAGAGTTTCGTCCAGCTGGGGATCATCCCGGGCGACGGTGGCGCATGGCTGCTGACCAAGGCCATCGGCCCGGCCCGGGCGGCCGAGATGGCGCTCACCGGAGATCGCGTCAAGGCCGAGCAGGCCGCCGCGTGGGGGCTGGTCAACGAGGTCGTGGAGCCCGAGAACCTGCTGGAGGCGGCCCACGCCCTCGCCGCACGGGTGGCCAAGAACCCGCCGCACGCGGTGCGGATGGCCAAGAAGCTGCTCCGCGAGTCGCAGCACCAGTCGCTCGAGTCGCTGCTCGAGCTCTCGGCGGCGATGCAGGCGCTCGCGCACCACACCGCCGATCACCGTGAGGCGCTCGCGGCGTTCGCGGAGAAGCGCGCAGGGGAGTACACGGGGCGCTGA
- a CDS encoding IclR family transcriptional regulator gives MVDRVAAIMELVARSGTGLTLTAVAKALDAPISSTQGLLNGLVAVGYLDERNRVYTLGTAPYLLNVIAGRPPVTSVSREQLTALHAETGLTTALSTDVGDDLFYVDHVAADAHYAYIAENRLRRSLLRTSSGWLLLADREKRDVWAYLNARPAAESEFVDRFLASLEELRETGVCTAPGVAVDGGDGVSVALREGGRTIATVGVIAARDLIVQRSEELAQTCLRHATAWGLR, from the coding sequence ATGGTCGACCGGGTCGCAGCGATCATGGAACTGGTCGCCAGGTCGGGAACCGGGCTGACCCTCACCGCGGTCGCCAAGGCCCTCGACGCCCCGATCAGCTCCACGCAGGGCCTGCTCAACGGCCTGGTCGCCGTCGGCTACCTCGACGAGCGCAATCGCGTCTACACGCTGGGGACCGCGCCGTATCTCCTCAACGTGATCGCCGGTCGGCCGCCCGTCACCTCCGTGTCGCGGGAGCAGCTCACCGCACTCCACGCCGAAACCGGTCTGACCACCGCGCTGTCGACCGACGTCGGTGACGACCTCTTCTATGTGGACCACGTCGCCGCCGATGCGCACTACGCGTACATCGCGGAGAACCGGTTGCGACGCTCGCTGCTGCGGACCTCCTCGGGCTGGCTGCTCCTGGCCGACCGGGAGAAGCGTGACGTGTGGGCCTACCTGAACGCCCGGCCGGCTGCGGAATCCGAGTTCGTCGACAGGTTCCTGGCCTCGCTCGAAGAGCTCCGCGAGACCGGTGTGTGTACGGCCCCCGGCGTGGCCGTGGACGGTGGCGACGGTGTCTCGGTCGCACTGCGCGAGGGGGGACGGACGATCGCGACCGTCGGCGTCATCGCCGCGCGGGACCTCATCGTCCAGCGCAGCGAGGAGCTGGCCCAGACCTGCCTCCGGCACGCCACCGCCTGGGGTCTGCGCTGA
- a CDS encoding acyl-CoA dehydrogenase family protein — translation MRSALAPPTTLASADMDALRVEVRDFLSEEIAAGRLTPWIDTWLTRWDEDFTRRLAERGWVGMAIPTEYGGRGRTHLERFVVTEELLSVGAPVAAQWVADRQIAPSLLRYGTEEQKREYLPRIAAGECCFGIGMSEPDSGSDLASVRTKGVRVDGGWTVTGTKVWTSGAQHAEAFIALARTEPLDTSHRHAGLSQFIVDLRGEGVTIRPIVSLSGDRHFNEVVLDEVFVPDSRVFGTIGQGWEQVNSELAFERSGPERFLSSFRLFAAEIGAIAEGRLPARTDLGRSVARMAGLHALSQNIAGALQRGEPADNAAALIKLLGTTTEGDIVDVVSTRLGDEFSPGEADTASSELADLLRAGLHQRPGFTLRGGTNEILRGVIARGMGMR, via the coding sequence ATGCGGTCCGCACTCGCTCCACCGACCACCCTGGCGTCGGCGGACATGGACGCCCTGCGAGTGGAGGTCCGTGACTTCCTCTCCGAAGAGATCGCCGCCGGTCGGCTCACGCCGTGGATCGACACCTGGCTCACGCGATGGGACGAGGACTTCACCCGTCGCCTCGCCGAGCGCGGCTGGGTCGGCATGGCGATCCCCACCGAGTACGGCGGCCGGGGACGCACGCACCTCGAGCGTTTCGTCGTCACCGAGGAGTTGCTGTCCGTCGGGGCGCCCGTGGCCGCTCAGTGGGTCGCCGACCGTCAGATCGCCCCCTCTCTCCTGCGGTATGGAACGGAGGAGCAGAAGCGCGAGTACCTGCCCCGGATCGCCGCGGGGGAGTGCTGCTTCGGCATCGGGATGAGCGAGCCGGACTCCGGCTCCGACCTCGCTAGCGTGCGGACGAAGGGCGTCCGCGTCGACGGCGGCTGGACCGTCACCGGGACCAAGGTGTGGACCTCCGGTGCGCAGCACGCGGAGGCGTTCATCGCCCTGGCCCGCACCGAGCCGCTGGACACCTCCCACCGCCATGCGGGGCTGAGCCAGTTCATCGTGGACCTGCGCGGAGAGGGCGTCACCATCCGCCCGATCGTCTCCCTGTCCGGAGACCGTCACTTCAACGAGGTCGTGCTCGACGAGGTGTTCGTCCCGGACTCCCGCGTGTTCGGCACGATCGGGCAGGGATGGGAACAGGTCAACTCCGAGCTCGCCTTCGAGCGCAGCGGTCCCGAGCGGTTCCTCTCGTCCTTCCGCCTGTTCGCCGCCGAGATCGGCGCGATCGCCGAAGGGCGGTTGCCCGCGCGCACTGATCTGGGCCGCTCGGTCGCGCGGATGGCGGGGCTGCACGCCCTGAGCCAGAACATCGCCGGGGCACTGCAACGCGGGGAGCCCGCGGACAACGCCGCTGCACTGATCAAACTCCTGGGCACCACCACCGAGGGTGACATCGTCGATGTGGTCTCCACCCGGCTCGGCGACGAGTTCTCGCCGGGCGAGGCGGACACCGCCTCGTCCGAACTCGCCGACCTGCTCCGTGCGGGACTGCACCAGCGGCCCGGCTTCACGCTGCGGGGCGGGACCAACGAGATTCTGCGCGGCGTGATCGCGCGAGGAATGGGGATGCGATGA
- a CDS encoding acyl-CoA dehydrogenase family protein, giving the protein MNANTSTSETAGNAETVGLEVDEDLESMMAGVLAQFSGPTVDPDAGAVWQALTEVGISRLTAPEETGGSGAGWAEAATLLRLAAAAGVAVPFAETDLVVGPLRRSAGLDDSSPGTATLAVLGPDGRARRVSWARETDTVLFVRRSAATGDDAPRYEIVDIATDRAEITPADGTSAVPRGDVTPPPDADWTTVDATAVEAAVMRGALARAVQCMGAAEGMLDAAIAHTTERNQFGRALAKFQSVQNLVVDIAAETVLARAAVDQAVADAHATDLGGPLSGFRVAVARSVASQAVAVAVRNTHQVHGAIGTTHEHTLHRLTLPALQWRGEFGSAEFWETRLTDAAVTGGMDGAWPMVVDGVSVDGAAAAWLDRVTGA; this is encoded by the coding sequence ATGAACGCGAACACCTCCACCAGTGAGACCGCCGGGAACGCCGAGACCGTCGGACTCGAGGTCGACGAGGACCTCGAGTCGATGATGGCGGGCGTCCTGGCACAGTTCTCCGGGCCCACCGTCGATCCCGATGCCGGTGCGGTGTGGCAGGCCCTGACCGAGGTGGGGATCAGCCGACTCACCGCTCCCGAGGAGACCGGGGGCAGTGGCGCGGGGTGGGCCGAGGCCGCCACCCTGCTCCGGCTGGCCGCCGCCGCCGGCGTCGCGGTCCCGTTTGCGGAGACCGACCTCGTCGTCGGGCCACTCCGCCGCTCCGCCGGCCTCGATGACTCCTCGCCCGGGACGGCGACCCTCGCCGTCCTCGGCCCCGACGGCCGCGCCCGGCGCGTGTCCTGGGCACGGGAGACCGACACCGTGCTGTTCGTACGCAGGTCAGCGGCCACCGGTGACGACGCGCCGCGGTACGAGATCGTGGACATCGCGACCGACCGTGCGGAGATCACGCCCGCTGACGGCACCTCGGCCGTACCTCGCGGTGACGTCACCCCGCCGCCCGACGCGGACTGGACCACGGTCGACGCCACGGCCGTGGAGGCGGCGGTGATGCGCGGCGCGCTCGCCCGGGCCGTCCAGTGCATGGGCGCCGCCGAGGGGATGCTCGATGCCGCGATCGCCCATACGACCGAGCGCAACCAGTTCGGTCGGGCACTCGCCAAGTTCCAGTCCGTGCAGAACCTCGTCGTCGACATCGCGGCCGAGACCGTCCTGGCCCGCGCGGCGGTCGACCAGGCCGTCGCCGACGCCCACGCGACGGACCTCGGTGGACCGCTCTCGGGCTTCCGGGTCGCCGTCGCCCGCAGCGTGGCCTCCCAGGCCGTCGCCGTCGCCGTGCGCAACACACATCAGGTGCACGGCGCCATCGGCACCACACACGAACACACCCTCCACCGACTGACCCTGCCGGCGCTGCAGTGGCGCGGGGAGTTCGGATCCGCGGAGTTCTGGGAGACCCGGCTCACCGACGCCGCGGTCACCGGCGGGATGGACGGCGCCTGGCCCATGGTCGTCGACGGAGTCAGCGTCGACGGCGCCGCGGCCGCGTGGCTCGACCGGGTCACCGGAGCCTGA
- a CDS encoding CaiB/BaiF CoA transferase family protein, with protein MPRTGALTDIRVVDLSRVLAGPLCGQMLADHGADVIKVEPPGGDETRGWGPPFVRDDHSAYFDGLNRNKRNICIDLRDEEGQALLGRMLEGADVVIENFRAGTLEKWGFGDDELAERFPRLIHCRITGYGVDGPLGGAPGYDAVLQGLSGLMSINGEPDGAAMRIGIPLVDIVTSLNAMNGILMALHVRATTGRGQLVDLALLDTAVSILHPHAGTWFATGEPPVRTGVAHPTICPYETFTCSDGPFFIGAGNDRQFRALALALDAPELVDDPRFLTNPDRLENSPALRAILGGLVRDIRRDELAERLREAGVPSGAVNDVGEALAMPQVLHREMVVEREGYRGVGIPVKLSETPGSVRFGPRPRGADTGAVLAEFGAECATAPGPEDR; from the coding sequence ATGCCCCGGACCGGTGCCCTCACAGACATCCGGGTCGTGGATCTGTCCCGGGTCCTCGCCGGGCCGTTGTGCGGCCAGATGCTGGCCGACCACGGCGCCGACGTGATCAAGGTCGAGCCGCCGGGCGGTGACGAGACCCGCGGCTGGGGGCCGCCCTTCGTGCGGGACGACCACAGCGCGTACTTCGACGGGCTCAACCGCAACAAGCGGAACATCTGCATCGATCTGCGCGACGAGGAGGGGCAGGCACTGCTCGGCAGGATGCTCGAGGGCGCGGACGTGGTGATCGAGAACTTCAGGGCCGGAACCCTCGAGAAGTGGGGATTCGGCGACGACGAGCTCGCCGAGCGCTTCCCGCGCCTGATCCACTGCCGCATCACCGGGTACGGCGTCGACGGGCCCCTCGGTGGCGCGCCCGGGTACGACGCCGTCCTGCAGGGACTCTCGGGCCTGATGAGCATCAACGGCGAGCCCGACGGGGCAGCGATGCGGATCGGGATCCCACTGGTGGATATCGTCACCAGTCTCAACGCGATGAACGGCATCCTGATGGCCCTGCACGTGCGGGCCACCACAGGCCGCGGACAGCTGGTGGACCTCGCGTTGCTCGACACCGCGGTGTCGATCCTGCACCCCCACGCGGGCACGTGGTTCGCCACCGGCGAACCGCCCGTCCGGACCGGAGTCGCGCACCCGACCATCTGCCCGTACGAGACCTTCACCTGCTCCGACGGGCCCTTCTTCATCGGCGCCGGCAACGACCGGCAGTTCCGCGCCCTCGCCCTCGCGCTGGACGCGCCCGAGCTGGTCGACGATCCCCGGTTCCTCACCAACCCGGACCGCCTGGAGAACTCGCCGGCGCTGCGGGCGATCCTCGGCGGACTCGTCCGCGATATCCGTCGCGACGAGCTGGCGGAACGCTTGCGTGAGGCGGGAGTGCCCTCGGGGGCGGTGAACGACGTCGGGGAGGCGCTGGCCATGCCCCAGGTGCTCCATCGCGAGATGGTGGTCGAGCGCGAGGGGTACCGCGGCGTCGGGATCCCGGTCAAGCTCTCCGAGACCCCGGGATCCGTGCGATTCGGTCCCCGTCCCCGGGGAGCGGACACCGGGGCGGTGCTGGCGGAATTCGGTGCGGAGTGCGCGACGGCACCCGGCCCGGAGGACCGCTGA
- a CDS encoding DUF1542 domain-containing protein: MEFLLIAAVIAVAVAVVSRSQNKGQTQLQAHDNRHLEDHRAEAARWVERLGGQVFNIDGTDEASKQAMADASERYTAAVTELENARTPVQAQLAKDTALEGLYYVRAARSAMGLDPGPELPSTPGQDRAGRVTEDRTVDVEGRTMKAATDPSDETPHYYPGGVVAGRPVPAGWYSEPWWASALTTGVWMMGSMMMFNMMFAGMSGIGYSGDDFAAGVGEGGADVSDMGGGDGGEGFFDGGLMGGDGGGGDGGDGGDGGGFFDGGLFGGDGGGDGGGGFFDGGLFGGDGGGFFDF, encoded by the coding sequence GTGGAATTCCTCCTCATCGCCGCAGTGATCGCGGTGGCCGTCGCGGTGGTCTCCCGCAGCCAGAACAAGGGCCAGACGCAGCTGCAGGCGCACGACAACCGCCATCTCGAAGACCATCGAGCCGAGGCCGCGCGCTGGGTCGAACGACTCGGCGGTCAGGTGTTCAATATCGACGGCACCGACGAGGCCTCCAAGCAGGCCATGGCCGATGCCTCCGAGCGCTACACCGCCGCCGTGACGGAGCTGGAGAACGCGCGCACCCCGGTCCAGGCGCAGTTGGCCAAGGACACCGCGCTGGAGGGGCTCTACTACGTGCGGGCCGCCCGCTCGGCGATGGGCTTGGACCCCGGCCCGGAGCTGCCCAGCACCCCCGGCCAGGACCGGGCGGGTCGGGTCACCGAGGACCGCACCGTCGACGTCGAGGGTCGGACCATGAAGGCCGCCACCGATCCGAGCGACGAGACGCCGCACTACTACCCGGGCGGCGTGGTGGCCGGACGGCCCGTGCCCGCGGGCTGGTACTCGGAGCCGTGGTGGGCCTCCGCCCTGACCACGGGCGTGTGGATGATGGGCTCGATGATGATGTTCAACATGATGTTCGCCGGTATGTCGGGCATCGGCTACTCCGGTGACGACTTCGCGGCCGGGGTCGGCGAGGGCGGCGCGGACGTCAGCGACATGGGTGGCGGCGACGGCGGCGAGGGGTTCTTCGACGGCGGACTCATGGGCGGTGACGGCGGCGGTGGCGACGGCGGCGACGGTGGCGACGGTGGCGGGTTCTTCGACGGCGGCCTGTTCGGCGGCGACGGCGGGGGTGACGGCGGCGGGGGATTCTTCGACGGCGGCCTGTTCGGTGGCGACGGCGGAGGGTTTTTCGACTTCTGA
- a CDS encoding HNH endonuclease family protein, which produces MASRTPRATRTTRVTVVSVLAILVLAGLGRCADVEPGMGGDIGMPVSSSSLAPPPPPPMSDPAAPPVPEPAPPEAIPPGDPLVASARLALPQLEVKGRAPKTGYDRDLFGQAWSDDVSVEFGRNGCDTRNDILRRDLHDITVRPGTRDCVVLTGVLYGPYTGERIEFERGQDTSTAVQIDHVVALSDAWQKGAQQLTADQRRDLANDPLNLLAVAGHANQSKSDGDAATWLPPRREFRCSMVSRQILVKERYGLWVTAAEHEAMERILTGCG; this is translated from the coding sequence ATGGCATCACGAACCCCTCGAGCCACCCGTACCACTCGCGTCACAGTGGTCTCGGTGTTGGCGATCCTCGTCCTGGCCGGACTGGGTCGGTGCGCCGATGTCGAACCGGGCATGGGCGGCGATATCGGGATGCCCGTCTCGTCGTCGTCCCTCGCCCCACCGCCCCCACCACCGATGTCGGACCCGGCGGCCCCGCCCGTCCCCGAGCCGGCGCCGCCCGAGGCCATCCCGCCGGGCGATCCACTTGTCGCCTCAGCGCGGCTGGCCCTGCCCCAACTCGAGGTCAAGGGTCGCGCACCCAAGACCGGATACGACCGAGACCTGTTCGGTCAGGCGTGGTCCGACGACGTCTCCGTGGAGTTCGGACGCAACGGCTGCGACACGCGCAACGACATCCTGCGGCGCGATCTGCACGACATCACGGTGCGCCCGGGAACCCGGGACTGCGTGGTGCTCACCGGGGTCCTGTACGGGCCCTACACCGGGGAACGGATCGAGTTCGAGCGCGGTCAGGACACCTCGACGGCAGTGCAGATCGACCACGTGGTGGCACTGTCGGACGCGTGGCAGAAGGGCGCTCAACAACTCACCGCCGACCAGCGTCGCGACCTGGCCAACGACCCGCTCAACCTGCTGGCGGTGGCGGGTCACGCCAACCAGAGCAAGAGCGACGGGGACGCGGCCACCTGGCTCCCCCCGCGCCGGGAGTTCCGCTGCTCCATGGTCTCGCGGCAGATCCTGGTCAAGGAGCGCTACGGACTCTGGGTGACCGCGGCCGAGCACGAGGCCATGGAGCGGATCCTGACCGGCTGCGGCTGA